One genomic region from Muriicola soli encodes:
- a CDS encoding helicase HerA-like domain-containing protein, with the protein MSKKDEFFAHIEKGYTTKGDYVSMGAAMLEGETITNALVKIPLKTLNRHGLIAGATGTGKTKTLQVLAENLSDKGIPVMLMDLKGDLSGLAKPSPGHPKIDERHEKIGFPFTAKEFPVEILSLSEQEGVKLRATVSEFGPVLLSRILDLSVTQEGIVAVIFKYCDDHKLPLLDLKDFKKVLQYSTGEGKKEFEDNYGRIATSSTGAILRKIIELEQQGADLFFGEKSFDVSDLTRIDENGRGIISILRLTDIQDRPKLFSTFMLSLLAEVYATFPEQGDSDRPELILFIDEAHLIFKEASKALLDQIESIVKLIRSKGIGLYFVTQNPTDVPDAVLSQLGLKVQHALRAFTAKDRKAIKLTAENYPISEYYDTKEVLTSLGIGEALISALDEKGRPTPLAATLLRAPMSRMDILTQKELKEVIDNSRLVQKYNETIDRESAYEILNEKIEKAEEKAKEEESRSSEKSRTTSSRRRSTRQNPVVKVLTSATFIRGVLGILRKAMK; encoded by the coding sequence ATGAGCAAGAAGGACGAATTCTTCGCACATATTGAAAAAGGGTATACCACCAAGGGTGATTATGTCTCCATGGGAGCCGCAATGCTCGAAGGAGAAACCATCACCAATGCCCTGGTGAAAATTCCTCTGAAAACACTCAACAGACACGGTCTTATTGCAGGTGCCACCGGAACCGGAAAAACTAAAACACTGCAGGTATTGGCAGAAAACCTTTCCGATAAAGGGATTCCTGTGATGCTCATGGATTTGAAAGGTGACCTTAGCGGTCTGGCTAAGCCCAGTCCCGGTCATCCCAAAATTGATGAAAGACATGAAAAAATAGGGTTCCCCTTTACAGCCAAGGAGTTTCCGGTAGAGATATTGTCTCTTTCCGAACAAGAGGGGGTAAAACTCAGGGCAACCGTATCCGAATTTGGTCCTGTATTACTCTCAAGGATTTTAGATCTATCTGTCACTCAGGAAGGCATCGTTGCCGTTATCTTTAAGTACTGTGACGATCATAAATTACCCCTGCTCGATCTCAAGGACTTCAAGAAAGTCCTGCAATATTCGACGGGAGAAGGCAAAAAGGAATTCGAAGATAATTACGGTCGTATTGCGACGAGTTCTACCGGAGCCATCCTCCGCAAAATTATTGAACTGGAGCAGCAGGGAGCGGATCTGTTCTTTGGAGAAAAATCCTTTGATGTAAGCGATCTTACCAGAATAGATGAAAATGGCAGGGGAATCATCAGCATTCTAAGGCTTACTGATATCCAGGATCGACCTAAGTTATTTTCCACTTTTATGCTGAGCTTACTGGCAGAAGTGTACGCCACTTTTCCCGAACAGGGCGACAGCGACCGGCCAGAACTTATCCTGTTTATCGACGAGGCCCACCTCATCTTTAAGGAAGCTTCAAAAGCCTTGTTAGACCAAATTGAAAGTATTGTGAAACTCATACGTTCCAAAGGCATTGGATTGTACTTTGTAACTCAAAACCCTACTGACGTCCCAGATGCTGTTCTCTCCCAATTGGGATTAAAAGTGCAGCATGCCCTCAGAGCGTTTACAGCAAAAGACAGGAAGGCGATAAAGCTCACGGCAGAAAACTATCCCATTTCAGAATATTACGATACCAAGGAAGTGCTGACATCACTGGGGATTGGCGAAGCTTTGATTAGTGCGTTGGACGAAAAAGGCCGGCCTACTCCGCTGGCGGCTACGCTCTTAAGAGCACCAATGAGCAGAATGGATATCCTGACACAAAAGGAGTTAAAAGAAGTCATCGATAACTCGCGCCTCGTCCAGAAATACAATGAAACCATCGACAGGGAAAGTGCCTATGAAATCCTGAATGAAAAGATCGAAAAAGCAGAAGAAAAGGCAAAAGAAGAAGAATCCAGGTCATCAGAAAAATCCAGGACTACGTCCAGCCGAAGACGAAGTACCCGCCAGAACCCGGTGGTAAAAGTCCTTACTAGCGCCACGTTTATCCGTGGGGTTCTCGGTATCCTTCGAAAAGCAATGAAGTAA
- a CDS encoding class I SAM-dependent methyltransferase has product MAVDVFGKAILDYHSGETTGEIHTFSSLEEQDSFPVSHLFRSYDSMPHLEKKALDLCRGRVLDIGCGAGSHSLYLQSRGFDVTSIDISPGAVQACKARGLSNVFESDFWQYKGETFDTLLLLMNGIGIAGQLSKLPHFFQKARQLLKPGGQLIFDSSDIIYMYEQDEDGGFWVPEDIPYYGELTYEIQYKSYKSAPFAWIFVDFNTLEDFAEKEGFGCNLVRKGDHFDYLAKLTVEV; this is encoded by the coding sequence ATGGCAGTGGATGTTTTTGGTAAGGCAATTCTGGATTATCATTCTGGAGAAACAACCGGGGAAATACATACCTTTTCCTCTCTTGAGGAACAGGATTCCTTCCCGGTATCGCATCTTTTCCGAAGTTATGACAGCATGCCCCATTTGGAAAAAAAGGCCTTAGATCTTTGCAGGGGTCGGGTACTCGACATTGGCTGTGGCGCCGGAAGTCATAGCCTGTACTTACAATCCAGGGGTTTTGATGTGACTTCTATCGATATTTCACCAGGGGCGGTTCAGGCTTGCAAAGCGAGGGGATTAAGTAATGTTTTTGAATCAGATTTCTGGCAATACAAGGGGGAAACCTTCGATACTCTTCTCTTGCTTATGAATGGAATTGGGATTGCTGGACAATTGTCTAAACTTCCTCACTTCTTTCAAAAGGCCCGGCAACTGCTCAAGCCCGGGGGACAGCTCATCTTTGATTCCAGTGATATCATTTATATGTACGAGCAGGACGAAGATGGAGGTTTTTGGGTTCCTGAAGATATACCTTACTACGGTGAACTCACCTATGAAATACAATACAAAAGCTATAAAAGTGCTCCTTTTGCATGGATTTTTGTCGATTTTAATACACTGGAAGATTTTGCTGAGAAGGAAGGATTTGGCTGTAATCTTGTAAGAAAAGGAGATCATTTCGACTATTTGGCCAAATTAACAGTCGAAGTGTAA
- a CDS encoding sterol desaturase family protein codes for MEALIQYFETIPSSHRSLLLVLGISFFWLLEGTVPLFRFRYKKWRHALPNFFFTFSTIVINFALAFLLLKTSDWVADQQFGIINWLPTMPLWLYILLGVLLLDFFGAYLAHYVEHNVKPLWMIHLVHHTDHEVDTTTANRHHPLESLIRFTFTLLGVFLVGAPIGIVMLYQSLSLIATQFTHANIRLPRKIDRIISYFLVSPDMHKVHHHFVLPYTDSNYGNIFSIWDRMFGTYMELDRESIVYGVDTFPDKQENGSIMGLLKQPFHKYRKPTGGERPSQG; via the coding sequence GTGGAAGCTCTAATCCAATATTTCGAAACGATACCATCGAGTCACAGAAGCTTGTTGTTGGTATTGGGAATAAGCTTTTTTTGGCTGCTCGAAGGAACAGTGCCGCTGTTTCGTTTTCGCTACAAAAAATGGAGGCATGCCCTGCCTAATTTTTTCTTCACCTTTTCAACTATAGTTATCAATTTTGCCCTGGCTTTCCTGCTCTTAAAGACCAGTGACTGGGTGGCAGACCAGCAGTTTGGAATCATCAATTGGTTACCCACTATGCCCCTATGGCTGTATATCCTTCTCGGTGTCCTTTTACTTGATTTTTTTGGAGCCTATCTGGCGCATTATGTTGAACACAACGTAAAACCATTGTGGATGATTCATTTGGTGCATCATACAGATCACGAGGTAGATACCACCACGGCCAACAGGCATCATCCTCTTGAGAGTTTAATCCGATTCACTTTTACCTTGTTGGGCGTATTCCTGGTTGGAGCTCCTATAGGTATTGTAATGCTGTATCAGTCCCTTTCTCTTATAGCTACACAATTTACCCATGCGAACATAAGACTGCCCAGGAAAATAGACCGGATCATCAGTTATTTCCTGGTTTCACCAGACATGCACAAGGTTCATCATCACTTTGTCTTACCTTATACCGATTCCAATTACGGTAATATTTTTTCCATTTGGGACAGGATGTTTGGAACTTATATGGAATTAGACCGGGAGTCGATCGTTTATGGAGTAGATACCTTTCCCGATAAGCAGGAAAACGGCTCTATCATGGGCTTGCTCAAACAACCTTTTCACAAATATCGAAAACCTACGGGAGGAGAGCGACCCTCTCAGGGATAA
- a CDS encoding 7-carboxy-7-deazaguanine synthase QueE translates to MEAKAVMELVNEGKMLPLMEEFYTIQGEGYHKGTAAYFIRIGGCDVGCHWCDVKESWNAEIHPPSAVETIVENAAKYSDTIVVTGGEPLTWDMNPLTTLLREKQLKIHIETSGAYPLSGTWDWICLSPKKNKAPVGDIHLRADELKVIVYNRDDLRFAEEHAAKVSENCVLYLQPEWSVREKVTPLIVDYVMAHPKWKVSLQTHKYLNIP, encoded by the coding sequence ATGGAAGCAAAAGCGGTCATGGAGTTGGTCAATGAAGGGAAGATGCTTCCCTTAATGGAAGAATTTTACACCATTCAGGGGGAAGGATATCACAAGGGAACTGCAGCTTATTTTATCAGAATAGGAGGTTGTGATGTTGGATGTCATTGGTGTGATGTAAAAGAGAGCTGGAATGCCGAAATCCATCCTCCCAGCGCGGTGGAAACCATAGTGGAGAACGCTGCAAAATACTCAGATACCATAGTTGTCACCGGCGGAGAACCCCTAACCTGGGATATGAACCCCCTAACGACCCTGTTAAGGGAAAAGCAACTCAAAATTCATATAGAAACCTCCGGGGCCTACCCTCTCAGCGGTACTTGGGACTGGATTTGCCTATCGCCTAAAAAGAATAAAGCTCCTGTTGGAGACATCCATTTAAGGGCAGATGAATTAAAGGTAATTGTATACAATCGCGATGATCTGAGATTTGCTGAAGAACACGCGGCCAAAGTAAGTGAAAACTGCGTGCTTTATCTACAACCTGAATGGAGTGTCAGGGAAAAAGTGACCCCGCTTATTGTAGATTATGTAATGGCCCATCCCAAATGGAAGGTCTCGTTGCAAACACATAAATATTTGAATATTCCTTAG
- a CDS encoding RidA family protein, which yields MKYCVPLFLLCFFLGMPMAMSQDTREIIFHQSHEPKKQGAPFSDAVEAGNLFFLAGQIGMDHSTRTMVEGGIQAETSQAISNIEAVLEHHGLGLKNVVKCTVILSTMEDFSSFNEVYSKYFTNKPARTTFAASGLARNAKVEIDVIAVKN from the coding sequence ATGAAATACTGCGTTCCACTTTTTCTGCTTTGCTTCTTTCTCGGCATGCCCATGGCGATGTCACAGGATACCCGGGAAATAATTTTTCACCAATCCCATGAACCCAAAAAGCAAGGGGCTCCCTTCAGTGATGCCGTTGAAGCAGGAAATTTATTTTTCCTCGCAGGGCAAATCGGGATGGATCACAGTACAAGAACCATGGTGGAAGGAGGGATACAGGCGGAAACATCCCAGGCGATTTCAAATATAGAAGCTGTTCTGGAACATCACGGATTAGGACTCAAAAACGTGGTCAAATGCACAGTAATTCTCAGTACCATGGAAGATTTTTCCTCCTTTAATGAGGTGTATTCTAAATACTTCACCAATAAACCGGCTCGCACTACTTTTGCGGCTTCAGGTCTTGCGCGCAACGCAAAGGTGGAAATAGATGTAATTGCAGTCAAAAATTAG
- a CDS encoding YkgJ family cysteine cluster protein — MQHILNALPKKAKEKERENRLFFTRLKKRPPKNLDDIAQNLHRDEFERTDCLSCANCCKTAGPLLTRTDINRISKHLKINVASFEETYLRTDEDGDKVLQQLPCPFLGSDNYCSIYEVRPKACREYPHTDRRRFEQIGKLTVRNTFVCPAAFNIVEEMKKRIKV, encoded by the coding sequence ATGCAGCATATTCTGAATGCCCTCCCCAAAAAGGCTAAGGAAAAAGAGCGTGAAAACCGACTTTTTTTTACCCGCTTAAAAAAAAGACCGCCCAAAAATCTCGACGACATTGCTCAAAATCTGCATCGGGATGAGTTTGAAAGGACAGACTGTCTAAGTTGTGCCAACTGTTGCAAAACAGCAGGCCCGCTCTTGACAAGAACGGATATTAACAGGATCTCAAAGCATCTCAAAATAAATGTTGCGAGCTTTGAAGAAACCTACCTCAGGACAGATGAAGATGGAGATAAGGTATTACAGCAGCTTCCATGTCCATTTTTAGGGTCTGATAATTATTGTAGTATTTATGAGGTAAGACCAAAGGCTTGCAGGGAGTATCCGCATACCGATCGAAGGCGATTTGAACAAATTGGTAAACTCACTGTTAGGAACACCTTCGTTTGCCCTGCAGCATTTAATATCGTTGAAGAAATGAAAAAGAGGATTAAAGTCTGA